From the Butyrivibrio fibrisolvens genome, one window contains:
- a CDS encoding IS1634 family transposase, whose amino-acid sequence MRVTTSKSKNAESFYITKGYINDKGVSTSTIIRKLGTLQELIKEHGPTRDDVMAWAREEARLETLKYKEEQQSKSVQITFHANRQLDYEQQVMYRGGYLFLQSIYYSLALDKTCRKLRDKYKFRYDINAILSDMIFARILEPSSKRSSFKVASEFLEKPSYQLHDIYRSLDVLGNECDFIQSEVYKNSHLIGKRNDKILFYDCTNYYFEIEQEDGDKKYGKSKEHRPNPIIQMGMFMDGDGIPLAFSLFPGNANEQTSLKPLEEKVLSEFGCQKFIYCSDAGLGSEKIRNYNHMGERAFIVTQSIKKLKAEDKEWALNGKGFKSVSDDTPVDISKLPDDDTGLYYKEEPYTPKTLHQRLIVTYSPKFAKYQKAVRDSQVERAQKLIDSGSIKRNRKNPNDPARFIGKMAVTDSGEVANIHNYLDTDKVGQESLYDGLYAVSTDLLDDPVGDILKVSEGRWEIEECFRIMKTDFEARPVFLKNDVRIKAHFLTCFLALIIYRYLEQWIDDKYTCDDILRTLKEMNFAGIKEQGFIPTYQRTKLTDNLHEVCGFRTDYEFITKSQMKTIQKKSKRR is encoded by the coding sequence ATGCGAGTTACAACTTCTAAATCTAAAAATGCCGAATCTTTTTATATCACCAAAGGATATATCAACGATAAAGGTGTCAGTACTTCAACCATTATTAGAAAACTCGGGACGTTACAGGAACTTATAAAGGAACATGGTCCCACTAGAGACGATGTCATGGCCTGGGCTAGAGAAGAAGCAAGGCTCGAGACTTTGAAATACAAAGAGGAACAACAGTCTAAATCTGTCCAGATAACCTTCCACGCAAATAGACAGCTTGATTATGAACAGCAGGTGATGTACCGAGGAGGATATCTGTTTCTGCAGTCCATTTACTATTCTCTTGCATTAGATAAAACCTGCAGAAAACTTCGAGATAAATACAAGTTCAGGTATGATATCAACGCCATTCTTTCTGATATGATCTTCGCTAGAATTCTCGAACCTTCAAGCAAAAGATCTTCTTTCAAAGTGGCTTCTGAGTTTCTGGAAAAGCCCTCCTATCAGCTTCATGACATATATCGTTCGCTGGATGTTCTTGGAAATGAATGCGATTTTATTCAGTCTGAAGTCTATAAAAACAGCCATCTCATAGGCAAGAGAAACGACAAGATTCTCTTCTACGACTGCACTAATTACTACTTTGAGATTGAGCAGGAAGATGGCGACAAGAAGTACGGAAAAAGCAAGGAGCACCGCCCTAATCCAATCATCCAGATGGGCATGTTTATGGATGGGGATGGCATACCGCTGGCATTCTCATTGTTTCCTGGAAATGCTAACGAGCAGACTTCGCTTAAGCCTCTTGAAGAAAAAGTACTTTCTGAATTCGGATGTCAGAAATTTATATATTGTAGCGATGCTGGCCTCGGTTCTGAGAAGATAAGAAACTATAATCACATGGGCGAGAGAGCATTCATTGTGACCCAGTCCATCAAGAAGCTTAAAGCCGAGGACAAGGAATGGGCGCTGAATGGCAAAGGATTTAAAAGTGTATCGGACGACACCCCTGTAGATATATCAAAACTTCCTGATGACGATACAGGCCTGTACTACAAGGAAGAACCTTATACTCCAAAGACGCTCCATCAGCGTCTCATAGTTACCTACTCCCCTAAGTTCGCAAAGTACCAGAAAGCAGTCCGCGATTCACAGGTGGAGCGTGCCCAAAAGCTAATAGACTCCGGATCGATTAAGAGGAACAGAAAGAATCCTAATGATCCTGCCCGCTTTATAGGCAAGATGGCTGTAACAGACAGTGGAGAGGTTGCAAACATCCACAACTATCTTGATACAGACAAAGTCGGACAGGAATCTCTTTATGATGGTCTATACGCCGTTTCCACCGACTTACTTGATGATCCTGTAGGCGACATTCTGAAAGTCAGTGAAGGGCGTTGGGAAATCGAAGAATGCTTCAGAATCATGAAGACGGATTTCGAGGCAAGACCGGTGTTCCTCAAGAATGATGTTAGAATCAAAGCACACTTTCTTACCTGTTTCCTTGCACTGATCATATACAGATACCTTGAGCAGTGGATTGATGATAAATACACCTGCGACGATATACTCAGAACTCTCAAAGAAATGAACTTCGCAGGAATAAAAGAGCAAGGCTTTATTCCGACATATCAGAGGACAAAACTTACCGATAATCTCCATGAAGTCTGTGGCTTTCGCACAGACTATGAATTCATCACCAAGAGCCAGATGAAAACAATTCAGAAAAAAAGCAAAAGGAGATAG